The genomic segment TTGGGTATATCTTGGGTATGCTCCACTGGAAATATTTACATGTGCATGTCTTCTTCAGTCTTACCTCTCTTCTCAATTATCTTGTTTCGGGGCTGGCTCCACTGCTCTTTATGGTATGATACAGCATAAATGCCCAAAATGCAACACTATTACAAATCTGAGAGAGGTTCTCTCTACACATGTGATCTATTAAGTTTTTACTACCATTTAATCTCTCTGTAGGCTCCTAACTGAAACCAGTATGGTCCTGGCCATGAGCCATCTAAATAAATATGCATCAGGCAGAGCTATGTATAAACAATGCTTTTCcttgatattaatgttctagatacgtttcatgggaacgttgcaagaacattcctgtgTCCTGTTTTcagagggttaggagaatattccatcaacgtcacaccaaacatacaatataagatattaatgttctagacaagTTTCATGGGAACGTGTGTCAAATAAATGTCAAAAAAACTAGACAATACTTACATCCTTACTGAGTCTATAAAAGTGCTTAGTGCTTAGAATACTAATGGCACTCTCACTGTgataggggagggggaggagtatGAGTCATGGGTATCGTAAACACAAAATAAATTTCAGCCGGGGAGCAGATGTGCTTTGTGAGAACAAAGAGGAAAGGACAATGGGCTTTCTGCTGCCAATCCTTCTGGCTCTGCTAGCCTCTGTCCTGGGGGGACTCTACCTCCTGGGGGCCTTCAGGTGGCGTCGACCCGGGGAACCCCCTTTGGACCGGGGCCCCATCCCCTGGCTGGGCCACGTCCTTGAGTTCCGCAGGGATACAGCGAAGTTTCTGGAGAGGATGAAGGGGAAGTATGGGGATATTTTCACCGTGCAGCTGGGAGGATTCTATTTCACATTCCTCATGGACCCTCGGTCCTTCGGGACGGTTGTGAAGGAGGCCCGCACCAAACTGGACTTCAGCAAGTTTGCACAGCAGCTGGTTCAGAAAGTGTTCGGTTATCACTCTGACCACAAGTTTCCGCAGATGTCCAGCAACAAGCACCTGATGGGGGACGGTTTAGTGGTTATGACACAGGCCATGGTGAGCAACCTACAGAATCTGATGCTGCACAGTGTAGGGACAGGGGATAATAATCATAAGACCTGGAATGAGGACGGTCTGTTCAACTACAGCTACAACATTGTGTTCAGGGCAGGTTACCTGGCTCTGTTCGGTAATGAGACACCCAAATCCACAGGGAGTGTGGAGAAAGCCATAGAGGTCGACAGAGTAGAGTCCGAAGAGCTCTTCCGTGAGTTCCGTAAGTACGACCAGCTCTTCCCCAATTTGGCTTATGGGGTCCTGCCtccaggggagaagagagaggctgagaggctaAAGAGGCTGTTCTGGAACATGCTGTCAGTGCAGAAGGTGAGGACCAAGGAGAACATCAGTATCTGGGTGAGTGAGCAGCAGCAGGAGAGGGAGGAGCACGGCATGGAGGACTTCATGCAAGACAGGTACATGTTTCTTCTCCTCTGGGCATCACAGGGCAACACAGGCCCTGCTGCCTTCTGGCTCCTCCTCTACCTCATGAAGCACCCAGATGCCATGAGGGCTGTgaagagggaggtggagaaggtGCTGa from the Coregonus clupeaformis isolate EN_2021a chromosome 14, ASM2061545v1, whole genome shotgun sequence genome contains:
- the LOC121581540 gene encoding 5-beta-cholestane-3-alpha,7-alpha-diol 12-alpha-hydroxylase-like — protein: MSHGYRKHKINFSRGADVLCENKEERTMGFLLPILLALLASVLGGLYLLGAFRWRRPGEPPLDRGPIPWLGHVLEFRRDTAKFLERMKGKYGDIFTVQLGGFYFTFLMDPRSFGTVVKEARTKLDFSKFAQQLVQKVFGYHSDHKFPQMSSNKHLMGDGLVVMTQAMVSNLQNLMLHSVGTGDNNHKTWNEDGLFNYSYNIVFRAGYLALFGNETPKSTGSVEKAIEVDRVESEELFREFRKYDQLFPNLAYGVLPPGEKREAERLKRLFWNMLSVQKVRTKENISIWVSEQQQEREEHGMEDFMQDRYMFLLLWASQGNTGPAAFWLLLYLMKHPDAMRAVKREVEKVLKETGQEVKHEGPLIDLTRDMLLKTPILDSAVEETLRLTSAPILTRAVLQDMSLKMSNGNEYRIREGDRVALFPYTAVQIDPEVHPDPLTYKYDRFLTAEGGKKTAFYKGGEKLKYYNMPWGAGITMCPGRFFATNELKQFVFLMLTYFDFELKNPDEKIPDIDIKRWGFGSMQPTRDIQFRYRLRF